From Hypanus sabinus isolate sHypSab1 chromosome 23, sHypSab1.hap1, whole genome shotgun sequence, a single genomic window includes:
- the LOC132380100 gene encoding uncharacterized protein LOC132380100 isoform X1: MSGINLRQMKGILEMDLNLQIYCYLVLCANVYSAPEFVTLKCEETVTGILNEDTILPCNLTTAKPSKLKYIELRKDDGHDTIVFKFDGSHNSRKAQNRIKLLSPDLQNISLVLQKTQLSDSGKYNYYLETNLGYKDVNIVLVVKAPYSLPKLVLVNLSETTKVVTCETTGYPSAQIHWTVDGKNLTLSSETKRKETAQGLISLTSTLPIIMSETDQEHIYTCAVWNEAERKYEARNSISISNVNQPIYNQQTEEKKRISLTVVGVVVGGLAAGIFLLGLLKFWRRRHPVRQFVEEAGNQMLKKFTQV, translated from the exons ATGTCAGGCATAAATCTTCG GCAGATGAAGGGAATACTGGAAATGGATTTAAACCTACAGATATATTGTTACTTGGTGCTGTGTGCAAACGTTTACTCTGCACCCG AGTTCGTGACTTTGAAGTGCGaggagacggtgacgggaataTTGAACGAGGACACGATATTGCCATGCAACCTGACAACGGCAAAGCCAAGTAAACTCAAATACATTGAATTGAGAAAAGATGATGGACATGATACTATAGTTTTTAAGTTTGATGGAAGTCATAATTCCAGAAAAGCTCAGAATCGAATTAAATTACTTTCTCCGGATCTACAAAATATATCGCTGGTACTTCAAAAAACACAACTTTCAGATAGTGGGAAATATAATTATTATTTGGAAACAAATCTGGGATATAAGGACGTTAACATCGTTTTAGTGGTTAAAG CTCCCTACAGTTTGCCAAAACTGGTCTTAGTTAACTTGTCAGAAACGACCAAGGTGGTCACTTGTGAAACAACTGGATATCCTTCCGCTCAGATTCATTGGACCGTCGATGGGAAAAACCTCACACTCAGCTCAGAAACCAAAAGAAAAGAAACTGCTCAAGGACTGATCTCTCTTACCAGCACACTTCCAATTATAATGTCAGAAACTGACCAGGAGCATATCTACACCTGTGCTGTGTGGAATGAGGCAGAGCGTAAATATGAAGCCAGGAACAGTATCTCAA tttcaaatGTGAATCAGCCAATTTATAATCAACAAACTGAAGAAAAAAAGCGAATATCCCTCACAGTAGTAGGTGTCGTTGTTGGAGGTCTTGCAGCTGGAATATTCCTCCTGGGTCTTCTGAAATTCTGGAGAAGGCGCCATCCAG ttCGACAGTTCGTTGAAGAAGCAGGAAATCAAATG CTTAAAAAATTTACTCAGGTTTGA
- the LOC132380100 gene encoding uncharacterized protein LOC132380100 isoform X2: protein MKGILEMDLNLQIYCYLVLCANVYSAPEFVTLKCEETVTGILNEDTILPCNLTTAKPSKLKYIELRKDDGHDTIVFKFDGSHNSRKAQNRIKLLSPDLQNISLVLQKTQLSDSGKYNYYLETNLGYKDVNIVLVVKAPYSLPKLVLVNLSETTKVVTCETTGYPSAQIHWTVDGKNLTLSSETKRKETAQGLISLTSTLPIIMSETDQEHIYTCAVWNEAERKYEARNSISISNVNQPIYNQQTEEKKRISLTVVGVVVGGLAAGIFLLGLLKFWRRRHPVRQFVEEAGNQMLKKFTQV from the exons ATGAAGGGAATACTGGAAATGGATTTAAACCTACAGATATATTGTTACTTGGTGCTGTGTGCAAACGTTTACTCTGCACCCG AGTTCGTGACTTTGAAGTGCGaggagacggtgacgggaataTTGAACGAGGACACGATATTGCCATGCAACCTGACAACGGCAAAGCCAAGTAAACTCAAATACATTGAATTGAGAAAAGATGATGGACATGATACTATAGTTTTTAAGTTTGATGGAAGTCATAATTCCAGAAAAGCTCAGAATCGAATTAAATTACTTTCTCCGGATCTACAAAATATATCGCTGGTACTTCAAAAAACACAACTTTCAGATAGTGGGAAATATAATTATTATTTGGAAACAAATCTGGGATATAAGGACGTTAACATCGTTTTAGTGGTTAAAG CTCCCTACAGTTTGCCAAAACTGGTCTTAGTTAACTTGTCAGAAACGACCAAGGTGGTCACTTGTGAAACAACTGGATATCCTTCCGCTCAGATTCATTGGACCGTCGATGGGAAAAACCTCACACTCAGCTCAGAAACCAAAAGAAAAGAAACTGCTCAAGGACTGATCTCTCTTACCAGCACACTTCCAATTATAATGTCAGAAACTGACCAGGAGCATATCTACACCTGTGCTGTGTGGAATGAGGCAGAGCGTAAATATGAAGCCAGGAACAGTATCTCAA tttcaaatGTGAATCAGCCAATTTATAATCAACAAACTGAAGAAAAAAAGCGAATATCCCTCACAGTAGTAGGTGTCGTTGTTGGAGGTCTTGCAGCTGGAATATTCCTCCTGGGTCTTCTGAAATTCTGGAGAAGGCGCCATCCAG ttCGACAGTTCGTTGAAGAAGCAGGAAATCAAATG CTTAAAAAATTTACTCAGGTTTGA